The Clupea harengus chromosome 26, Ch_v2.0.2, whole genome shotgun sequence genome has a segment encoding these proteins:
- the fdx2 gene encoding ferredoxin-2, mitochondrial, whose amino-acid sequence MAAAAAARVSVGHLTLRISRVAPDCSICPFNRLNVCRNAITGGTKGRALDRFRTPNRNLQTSISHYHLADHSNAEDPDDVVNVVYVDRSGHRIPVRAKVGDNILYLAHKHGIELEGACEASLACSTCHVYVQGDYCDKLPDPDEREDDMLDMASSLQENSRLGCQIILTKELEGIELTLPKTTRNFYVDGHVPKPH is encoded by the exons ATGGCGGCCGCCGCTGCTGCGCGAGTGAGCGTGGGGCATCTGACTTTGAGAATTTCAAGAGTAGCACCAGACTGTAGTATTTGTCCTTTTAACAGACTCAATGTATGTAGGAATGCCATTACGGGTGGAACAAAAGGACGAGCCCTAGATCGTTTTCGCACGCCAAATAGGAATCTCCAGACATCTATCA GTCACTACCATCTAGCAGACCATAGCAACGCAGAAGATCCAGATGATGT AGTCAATGTGGTGTACGTAGATCGATCTGGACATCGGATACCTGTCAGGGCCAAAGTTGGGGACAATATTCTCTACCTTGCTCATAAGCATGGCATTGAATTGGAGG GAGCCTGCGAAGCGTCCCTAGCTTGCTCAACATGTCATGTGTACGTACAAGGAGACTATTGTGATAAGCTGCCAGACCCAGATGAGAG GGAGGATGACATGCTGGACATGGcgtccagtctgcaggagaaCTCCCGCCTGGGCTGCCAGATCATCCTGACCAAGGAGCTAGAGGGCATCGAGCTCACGCTGCCCAAAACCACCCGCAACTTCTACGTGGATGGCCATGTTCCGAAACCTCACTGA
- the zglp1 gene encoding GATA-type zinc finger protein 1 isoform X2 produces the protein MSTRAENLQGSMKGVHGVMDNIEAQDHKVSQSSILYFQLEASKLALPAKVLHYAKSDEVKVPDETPEQRQSPPTTLCPPQFLGGKSGEGNSQPSFSGLFSVLHTCQGSSPWEVMSLINQQCEKLLHSGKADEVEEDFTALATDSPSKGFLYPSSNSNHAESECRENSTSHTLNEIRETYSIVSDRGETGIVDEEVHVAQIITIPDCAIKSPQVTNDGREDGQLNLTDHNYSFSVSTECRMQIPHQEEPMALLCSEVKVVVSPCTESPPQSDQRPTSDCQVDHKLSHSLSRKGDELDPSPRSVMEPGPARAEEGGFKQSFGFALDCNNNIKPLSPSQMMTPPTGREHTGPGISSATLELGLPAGQPGPRHNSLHDQGVGERAEAQTGKAQTPAPAQTAPQPNQWQSRTPRKQAHPSRSADPRNPNLQGVIFSMNTELDDSNNQCRLLITSNYRKELRKRACRRRCRALRLPKEASSSEEESEPCSRSKSKTCASCCTRKTPLWRDAEDGTPLCNACGIRYKKYRVRCTNCWHIPRKDGKSRSKCFKCGDVLRLTSHHKRAGW, from the exons ATGAGCACAAGGGCTGAGAATTTACAAGGCTCCATGAAAGGTGTCCATGGTGTCATGGACAACATTGAAGCACAAGACCACAAAGTCTCTCAGTCTTCCATTCTCTACTTCCAGCTGGAAGCTTCAAAGTTGGCACTACCTGCCAAAGTGCTACACTATGCAAAGTCAGATGAAGTAAAGGTTCCAGATGAAACCCCTGAACAAAGGCAGTCCCCTCCTACTACGCTTTGTCCCCCTCAGTTCCTTGGTGGTAAGAGTGGAGAGGGCAACTCACAGCCCAGCTTCTCGGGCTTGTTCTCCGTTCTGCATACCTGTCAGGGCAGCAGTCCCTGGGAGGTGATGAGTCTGATCAACCAGCAGTGTGAGAAACTACTTCACTCAGGGAAGGCAGATGAAGTGGAGGAGGATTTCACAGCTCTGGCAACTGATTCCCCTTCAAAGGGCTTCTTGTATCCTAGCAGCAATAGTAACCATGCAGAGTCTGAGTGCAGAGAAAATTCCACTTCACACACTTTAAATGAAATTAGGGAGACGTACAGCATTGTATCTGATAGAGGGGAAACTGGCATTGTTGATGAAGAGGTCCATGTTGCTCAGATCATAACCATACCAGACTGTGCAATAAAATCACCTCAGGTAACCAATGATGGAAGAGAAGATGGGCAATTGAATTTAACAGATCACAATTACAGCTTTTCAGTAAGCACAGAATGCAGGATGCAGATCCCTCACCAGGAAGAACCCATGGCATTGCTGTGCTCAGAGGTAAAAGTAGTAGTTTCACCTTGCACAGAGAGTCCCCCACAGTCAGATCAGAGGCCTACCTCAGACTGCCAAGTGGACCACAAACTTTCCCACAGTCTGTCCAGAAAGGGCGATGAACTTGATCCAAGCCCCAGGTCTGTGATGGAGCCCGGCCCGGCTCGAGCAGAAGAGGGGGGTTTCAAACAGAGTTTTGGCTTCGCCCTAGACTGCAATAACAACATCAAGCCGCTCAGCCCTTCGCAGATGATGACGCCTCCCACAGGGCGTGAGCACACAGGGCCGGGGATTTCCAGCGCAACACTGGAGCTCGGCTTACCCGCAGGGCAGCCTGGGCCGCGCCATAACAGTCTACATGACCAAGGAGTGGGGGAGCGCGCCGAGGCCCAGACGGGGAAGGCCCAGACCCCGGCCCCGGCGCAGACGGCCCCCCAGCCAAACCAGTGGCAGAGCAGGACGCCCAGGAAGCAGGCCCATCCCTCCCGCAGCGCAGACCCACGCAACCCAAACCTCCAGGGGGTGATCTTCAGTATGAACACTGAGCTGGATGACAGCAACAACCAGTGTCGCCTACTCATAACCTCAAACTATAG GAAAGAGCTGCGCAAGAGAGCCTGCAGGCGGAGGTGCCGAGCGCTACGTCTGCCCAAGGAGGCCAGCAGCtcggaggaggagagcgagccCTGCAGCCGCTCCA AGTCTAAGACGTGTGCGTCATGCTGCACTAGGAAGACGCCTCTGTGGAGGGATGCGGAGGACGGAACACCTCTCTGCAACGCCTGTGGGATCAG GTATAAGAAGTACCGTGTGCGCTGTACGAATTGCTGGCACATCCCCAGGAAGGATGGCAAATCCAGGTCCAAGTGCTTCAAGTGTGGAGACGTGCTGCGGCTGACCTCCCATCACAAGCGGGCCGGCTGGTAG
- the zglp1 gene encoding GATA-type zinc finger protein 1 isoform X1 translates to MSTRAENLQGSMKGVHGVMDNIEAQDHKVSQSSILYFQLEASKLALPAKVLHYAKSDEVKVPDETPEQRQSPPTTLCPPQFLGGKSGEGNSQPSFSGLFSVLHTCQGSSPWEVMSLINQQCEKLLHSGKADEVEEDFTALATDSPSKGFLYPSSNSNHAESECRENSTSHTLNEIRETYSIVSDRGETGIVDEEVHVAQIITIPDCAIKSPQVTNDGREDGQLNLTDHNYSFSVSTECRMQIPHQEEPMALLCSEVKVVVSPCTESPPQSDQRPTSDCQVDHKLSHSLSRKGDELDPSPRSVMEPGPARAEEGGFKQSFGFALDCNNNIKPLSPSQMMTPPTGREHTGPGISSATLELGLPAGQPGPRHNSLHDQGVGERAEAQTGKAQTPAPAQTAPQPNQWQSRTPRKQAHPSRSADPRNPNLQGVIFSMNTELDDSNNQCRLLITSNYRKELRKRACRRRCRALRLPKEASSSEEESEPCSRSTESKTCASCCTRKTPLWRDAEDGTPLCNACGIRYKKYRVRCTNCWHIPRKDGKSRSKCFKCGDVLRLTSHHKRAGW, encoded by the exons ATGAGCACAAGGGCTGAGAATTTACAAGGCTCCATGAAAGGTGTCCATGGTGTCATGGACAACATTGAAGCACAAGACCACAAAGTCTCTCAGTCTTCCATTCTCTACTTCCAGCTGGAAGCTTCAAAGTTGGCACTACCTGCCAAAGTGCTACACTATGCAAAGTCAGATGAAGTAAAGGTTCCAGATGAAACCCCTGAACAAAGGCAGTCCCCTCCTACTACGCTTTGTCCCCCTCAGTTCCTTGGTGGTAAGAGTGGAGAGGGCAACTCACAGCCCAGCTTCTCGGGCTTGTTCTCCGTTCTGCATACCTGTCAGGGCAGCAGTCCCTGGGAGGTGATGAGTCTGATCAACCAGCAGTGTGAGAAACTACTTCACTCAGGGAAGGCAGATGAAGTGGAGGAGGATTTCACAGCTCTGGCAACTGATTCCCCTTCAAAGGGCTTCTTGTATCCTAGCAGCAATAGTAACCATGCAGAGTCTGAGTGCAGAGAAAATTCCACTTCACACACTTTAAATGAAATTAGGGAGACGTACAGCATTGTATCTGATAGAGGGGAAACTGGCATTGTTGATGAAGAGGTCCATGTTGCTCAGATCATAACCATACCAGACTGTGCAATAAAATCACCTCAGGTAACCAATGATGGAAGAGAAGATGGGCAATTGAATTTAACAGATCACAATTACAGCTTTTCAGTAAGCACAGAATGCAGGATGCAGATCCCTCACCAGGAAGAACCCATGGCATTGCTGTGCTCAGAGGTAAAAGTAGTAGTTTCACCTTGCACAGAGAGTCCCCCACAGTCAGATCAGAGGCCTACCTCAGACTGCCAAGTGGACCACAAACTTTCCCACAGTCTGTCCAGAAAGGGCGATGAACTTGATCCAAGCCCCAGGTCTGTGATGGAGCCCGGCCCGGCTCGAGCAGAAGAGGGGGGTTTCAAACAGAGTTTTGGCTTCGCCCTAGACTGCAATAACAACATCAAGCCGCTCAGCCCTTCGCAGATGATGACGCCTCCCACAGGGCGTGAGCACACAGGGCCGGGGATTTCCAGCGCAACACTGGAGCTCGGCTTACCCGCAGGGCAGCCTGGGCCGCGCCATAACAGTCTACATGACCAAGGAGTGGGGGAGCGCGCCGAGGCCCAGACGGGGAAGGCCCAGACCCCGGCCCCGGCGCAGACGGCCCCCCAGCCAAACCAGTGGCAGAGCAGGACGCCCAGGAAGCAGGCCCATCCCTCCCGCAGCGCAGACCCACGCAACCCAAACCTCCAGGGGGTGATCTTCAGTATGAACACTGAGCTGGATGACAGCAACAACCAGTGTCGCCTACTCATAACCTCAAACTATAG GAAAGAGCTGCGCAAGAGAGCCTGCAGGCGGAGGTGCCGAGCGCTACGTCTGCCCAAGGAGGCCAGCAGCtcggaggaggagagcgagccCTGCAGCCGCTCCA CAGAGTCTAAGACGTGTGCGTCATGCTGCACTAGGAAGACGCCTCTGTGGAGGGATGCGGAGGACGGAACACCTCTCTGCAACGCCTGTGGGATCAG GTATAAGAAGTACCGTGTGCGCTGTACGAATTGCTGGCACATCCCCAGGAAGGATGGCAAATCCAGGTCCAAGTGCTTCAAGTGTGGAGACGTGCTGCGGCTGACCTCCCATCACAAGCGGGCCGGCTGGTAG